One window of Sardina pilchardus chromosome 2, fSarPil1.1, whole genome shotgun sequence genomic DNA carries:
- the scpp1 gene encoding secretory calcium-binding phosphoprotein 1, giving the protein MRATIVILCLVGAAMANPIIVNTTMDSEVSPLSGVSSVLDSVELTGLPELKAHNSSESESSEQSNTSELKSTSVSSSSSSSSSSSSEASISSEQLPQSTAASDSSSQSDTSEQSSSQENTSEDTTSESSESDESKSNDLTSDESPSKSLEDTTSEESHSLEDKFNVVETGVTRDDSRGSKENLRRFFKVYAVKANRPTVSDSHQSEESNSISNEILETTAGPSHSVESVSSEDSKASMGLDLRNSTEDSASVESMENNSTESVENNSAESTESDEDSEVAVSHESHESKSAECPPGSDQDCDSDSDESNMRDIGDAGDPEPFDGLFMPFDRPGELMLRR; this is encoded by the exons ATGAGGGCTACCATTGTGATTCTTTGTCTTGTGGGTGCAGCCATGGCCAACCCT ATAATAGTCAACACAACTATGGACAGTGAAGTGAGCCCATTATCAGGG GTCTCATCCGTATTAGACTCTGTGGAGCTCACAGGCCTGCCTGAGTTGAAG GCGCACAATTCGTCCGAGTCGGAGTCCTCAGAGCAGAGCAACACATCCGAGCTGAAG AGTACCTCTGTGTCAtcgtcctcctcttcatcatcatcatcatcttcagaaGCAAGCATCTCTTCAGAGCAACTG CCCCAGAGTACAGCTGCGTCGGATTCATCCAGTCAGAGTGACACTTCAGAGCAATCG AGTTCTCAAGAAAACACATCTGAGGACACA ACTTCAGAATCTTCTGAGTCAGATGAATCTAAATCCAATGATTTG ACCTCAGATGAGAGCCCAAGCAAATCACTGGAAGACACG ACATCAGAGGAGAGTCACTCCCTTGAAGACAAG TTTAATGTAGTGGAGACTGGAGTCACCAGGGACGACAGCAGAGGAAGCAAAGAGAACCTCCGGAGG TTCTTCAAGGTTTATGCTGTCAAagcaaataggcctactgtcagtGATTCACACCAGTCGGAGGAGAGCAACAGCATCTCCAACGAAATCCTAGAGACGACTGCAGGACCAAGCCATTCTGTCGAGAGCGTAAGCAGCGAGGATAGCAAAGCTAGCATGGGCCTCGATTTGAGAAACAGCACCGAGGACAGTGCCAGTGTAGAGAGCATGGAGAACAACAGCACAGAGAGCGTGGAGAACAACAGCGCCGAAAGCACGGAGAGCGACGAGGACAGTGAGGTTGCGGTCAGTCACGAGAGCCACGAGAGCAAATCTGCCGAGTGTCCCCCAGGAAGTGACCAAGACTGTGACAGTGACAGCGACGAGTCTAACATGAGAGACATTGGCGACGCTGGTGACCCCGAGCCCTTCGACGGCCTCTTCATGCCCTTCGACAGACCAGGGGAGTTGATGCTGCGAAGATGA